GCGCCTGCGCGTCGGCGTCGGCCATCCCGGCGTCAAGGAAGCCGTGCCCGGCTATGTGCTCCACGATTTTCCGAAGGGCGATGCGGAGTGGCTGGTGCCGCTGATCGACGCCATCGCCGACAACGCCGGGCTGCTCGCCGACAACAAGGACAACACCTTCGCCAACCGCCTGCACGCGCTGAGCGAGCCGGAGAAGGCCGCGAAGAAGACCGAGGCGGCGAAGCCTCAACCGAAGGCCGGCGAGGCGAAGCCGAAGGCGGCCGACGGCGAGCCGACGCCGGAAGGCCCCCTCGCCCGCAATCTGAAAAAACTGTTCGGGCTCTAACCTCTCCGCCTTCTCCGCGAAAGCCGGGATTCAGGAGGTGAGGCTCGCGCGCCAACGCGGCAGCGAACGCTATCGCAACACCTTGGCCCCCCGCTTTCGGGGGAAAGCGAAGGCCCGCCCAGCGTCACTCAGAAAACAGAGGTAAGAGGCGCAGCCGTGGTTGCGGCGGGAGGGAAACCCGGCCGCGCCTCTTGAAGGTGCTTCGCCGAGGTCAGGTCGGCAGCAGCACCTTGTTGATGACCTGGATGACGCCGTTCGACTGGTTAACGTCGCCGATGGTGATCTCGGCGGCATTACCCATCGCGTCGATCAGCCGGATCTTGTTGCCCTTCGCCTCGACGGTGAGCTTCTCGCCCTGCACCGTGGTCAGCGTGTAGGTCTTGCCGCCCATCGTCTTCGCCATCATGTCGGCGACCGAGATGTGGCCGGGCACGACGTGGTAGGTCAGCACCTTGACGAGGTCGGCCTTGTTGGCCGGCATCAGCAGCGTGTCGACCGTGCCCGCCGGCAGCGCCGCGAAGGCTTCGTTGGTCGGCGCGAATACGGTGAACGGGCCGGCGCCTTCCAGCGTATCGACGAGGCCGGCGGCCTTGACGGCCGCGACCAGCGTCGTGTGGTCCTTCGAGTTGACGGCGTTCTCGATGATGTTCTTGGACGGATACATCGCCGCCCCGCCGACATCGACGGTCATCTCGGCGGCGAGCGAAGCAAGCGGAGCGACCGAGAGCGCCGCGGCGGCGAAAATAACGGCAGCAGCGGCGGTGCGGACAGGCGAGGAATGCGACATGGGGTGGGCCTCGTGGTTGGCGGCGAGGATTCGCCGGCGCCAGTCGCTCTACACCCTTGTTAGTATAGATATTGGGACAATTGCTACCAATAGTTGTCGTCGATGACCGGGAATCGCTACAATTCGAGGGAAATGCCAGACAAACTGGCGTAAACGGCCGCCGCCACGCGCTGCGCCACGCGACGGCCCCCGCCCACAATCGTCGGGCGCTGACCGCTTTCAGTACTTCGGCAGCGACTGGCTGGTTGGCGGCCGCACGTCAGCAGTGGACCCGGTGATCTCGCAAACGACCTCCCCGGTGGCGGCGGCCGAATAGCACAGGAAGTTGTTCTCCTGATCGGTCAGGTAGATGTCCGTCACC
The sequence above is drawn from the Bauldia sp. genome and encodes:
- a CDS encoding fasciclin domain-containing protein; amino-acid sequence: MSHSSPVRTAAAAVIFAAAALSVAPLASLAAEMTVDVGGAAMYPSKNIIENAVNSKDHTTLVAAVKAAGLVDTLEGAGPFTVFAPTNEAFAALPAGTVDTLLMPANKADLVKVLTYHVVPGHISVADMMAKTMGGKTYTLTTVQGEKLTVEAKGNKIRLIDAMGNAAEITIGDVNQSNGVIQVINKVLLPT